In the genome of Qipengyuania seohaensis, one region contains:
- a CDS encoding ABC transporter permease — translation MKDNASRLPLWRAAFVVARRDFRAILFSKAFLFFLLGPIFFGAISATAGALGAKAAESSDPPKLAVALSDTENAAFARAHEHLAQAVGLPSIVTLRDSDERDATALLADKSDNFGAVLTGSLQEPQLTGTEERIARWQGEVALLSAQALGGPGAELPEVNLSPTQTSVATIRSAQTATATGAITLLFLLTMLLAGMVLSNLVEEKANKIIEILAAAIPMEAVFYGKLFAMLAVSFVGIAVWGGIALLVLTLGSAALGPIPEPAVGWPLFVLLFVTYFATAYLLIGSIFLTIGSMAPTVRDVQTLSMPATILQLAVFFLATYSLSDPGSAAEIFAVLFPVSSPYAMVARAAQSPVLWTHAAALAWQLLWVAIFVKTGSGLFRKLVMKSGTGGGKAKSRFSLRRAARP, via the coding sequence ATGAAGGATAATGCAAGCAGACTGCCGCTTTGGCGCGCAGCCTTCGTCGTGGCGCGGCGGGATTTCAGGGCGATCCTCTTCTCCAAGGCGTTTCTCTTCTTCCTCCTCGGCCCGATCTTCTTCGGAGCGATCAGCGCGACCGCAGGCGCGCTTGGTGCAAAGGCGGCGGAGAGTTCCGATCCCCCAAAGCTTGCGGTAGCCCTTTCCGATACTGAAAATGCCGCTTTCGCACGGGCGCACGAACATCTCGCACAGGCCGTGGGTCTTCCGTCGATCGTCACGCTGCGAGACAGCGACGAGAGGGACGCGACCGCGTTGCTTGCCGACAAATCGGACAATTTCGGTGCCGTCCTCACCGGATCACTTCAAGAGCCGCAACTGACAGGAACGGAAGAGCGGATTGCAAGGTGGCAGGGAGAAGTCGCACTGCTTTCCGCGCAGGCGCTTGGCGGTCCCGGTGCGGAATTGCCGGAAGTGAACCTCTCGCCAACGCAAACCAGCGTCGCGACAATCCGTAGCGCCCAGACGGCGACCGCCACTGGCGCGATCACGCTCCTGTTCCTTCTAACGATGCTTCTGGCCGGTATGGTCCTTTCCAACCTCGTCGAGGAGAAGGCCAACAAGATCATCGAAATTCTCGCCGCTGCCATTCCGATGGAAGCGGTTTTTTATGGCAAGCTTTTCGCCATGCTTGCGGTCAGCTTCGTCGGCATCGCGGTTTGGGGCGGCATTGCGCTGCTGGTCCTGACCCTCGGCAGCGCCGCGCTCGGCCCGATACCGGAGCCGGCCGTTGGCTGGCCGCTGTTCGTGCTTCTTTTCGTGACCTATTTCGCCACGGCCTACCTGCTGATCGGATCCATTTTTCTCACTATCGGATCGATGGCGCCGACGGTGCGCGATGTGCAGACGCTGTCCATGCCGGCAACGATCCTGCAACTCGCCGTATTCTTTTTGGCGACCTATTCGCTCAGCGATCCGGGATCCGCGGCGGAGATATTCGCGGTGCTTTTCCCGGTATCGTCGCCTTATGCGATGGTTGCCCGCGCTGCACAGTCGCCCGTTCTCTGGACTCATGCCGCAGCGCTTGCCTGGCAGCTGCTGTGGGTCGCGATCTTCGTGAAGACGGGTTCCGGCTTGTTCCGCAAGCTGGTCATGAAATCGGGCACCGGTGGCGGCAAGGCGAAGTCGCGCTTTTCCCTTCGCAGGGCCGCGCGCCCGTAA
- a CDS encoding ABC transporter ATP-binding protein produces MLTEPNAMPRPLTDTSPPLAIEARGLVKRFDDTLAVDGVDISVPEGAIYGILGPNGAGKTTTLRMLLGIIDPDEGVRRIFGHERPHEIARLIGYLPEERGLYPAMKCDEAIGFLGALRGLPVEEGKRRGREMMEAHGLGHAIDRQIRQLSKGMAQTVQLLGSLVHKPKLVVLDEPFSGLDAINQGKLEGMIRELAEDGTTVIFSTHVIHHAERLCDDVAIIAGGKVPYAGSVDAARDRIPAQVRLETANGDGEWRTALPADARHDAKSHGGHFWYFPVPESGIEALLKRLIEGGAGILSLSIERAGLHDAFVEIAGEAAARALDEDAAGDLA; encoded by the coding sequence ATGCTTACCGAGCCAAACGCCATGCCGCGACCCCTGACCGACACGTCGCCCCCACTTGCCATCGAAGCGAGAGGACTGGTGAAGCGGTTCGACGATACGCTTGCGGTGGACGGAGTTGACATCAGCGTTCCTGAAGGCGCGATCTACGGCATTCTCGGCCCCAATGGCGCGGGCAAGACCACCACTCTGAGGATGCTACTCGGCATCATTGATCCCGACGAAGGTGTGCGCCGCATCTTCGGCCATGAGCGGCCTCACGAGATCGCACGGCTGATCGGCTATCTACCGGAAGAGCGAGGCCTTTACCCGGCCATGAAGTGCGACGAGGCTATCGGCTTTCTCGGTGCCTTGCGCGGGCTCCCTGTCGAAGAAGGCAAACGACGCGGACGAGAGATGATGGAGGCGCACGGCCTCGGCCACGCGATCGACCGCCAGATTCGCCAGCTGTCGAAGGGCATGGCGCAGACCGTCCAATTGCTCGGAAGCCTGGTCCACAAGCCGAAACTGGTAGTGCTCGATGAACCATTTAGCGGTCTCGACGCAATCAACCAAGGCAAGCTCGAAGGCATGATCCGCGAACTCGCAGAAGATGGAACGACCGTTATCTTTTCCACCCATGTCATCCATCATGCGGAAAGGCTCTGCGACGACGTAGCCATTATCGCAGGCGGCAAGGTACCCTACGCCGGGTCGGTCGACGCGGCACGCGATCGCATTCCCGCGCAAGTCCGCCTCGAAACAGCCAATGGAGACGGGGAGTGGCGCACCGCGCTTCCCGCCGATGCCCGCCACGATGCGAAGTCCCACGGCGGTCACTTCTGGTATTTCCCCGTGCCGGAAAGCGGAATCGAGGCATTGCTCAAGCGGCTCATCGAAGGAGGCGCTGGCATACTTTCGCTTTCGATAGAGCGTGCCGGACTTCACGATGCATTCGTGGAGATCGCCGGTGAGGCGGCTGCGCGAGCGCTCGATGAAGACGCGGCAGGAGACCTGGCATGA
- a CDS encoding NAD(P)/FAD-dependent oxidoreductase gives MEHYDVVIVGSGHGGAQAAIALRQAGHEDTILMVSRDRNPPYERPPLSKDYLAGEKPFEKILIRPEQFWADRNVTLRLGANANEIDPRSHTISLSDDTKVTYRKLIWAGGGDARRLSCPGADLAGVHTIRGRRDTDALKSELEGGPKRAVIVGAGYIGLEAAAVLRKLGCDVAVIEMQDRVLARVAGAELSGFYAAEHRAHGVDLRLETGVERIEGVDGRVTGVALTTGETLPCDIVIAGIGIVPSVGPLIAAGAAGSNGVDVDTYCRTSLDDIYAIGDCAAHPNPYADNAVIRLESVQNANDMATVAARAIMGDKQDYDAVPWFWSNQYDLRLQTVGISTGHDACVLRGDPADRKFAMIYLKEGCVIALDCVNNTRDYAQGRKLVEARSEIDPDLLADTQVPLKEMR, from the coding sequence ATGGAGCATTACGACGTCGTCATCGTGGGTTCGGGCCATGGCGGAGCGCAGGCCGCTATCGCACTTCGCCAGGCCGGGCATGAGGATACGATCCTCATGGTCAGCCGCGACCGCAACCCGCCCTACGAGCGCCCGCCGCTGTCGAAAGACTATCTCGCCGGGGAAAAGCCGTTCGAGAAGATCCTCATCCGGCCGGAACAGTTCTGGGCCGATCGCAACGTGACATTACGCCTCGGTGCGAATGCGAACGAGATCGATCCTCGTTCGCACACCATCTCTTTGTCGGACGATACAAAGGTCACCTATCGCAAGCTTATCTGGGCTGGCGGGGGCGATGCGCGTCGCCTGTCATGCCCGGGCGCCGATCTGGCAGGCGTGCACACCATCCGCGGTCGCCGTGACACCGATGCGCTGAAATCCGAGCTCGAAGGCGGCCCAAAGCGGGCGGTAATCGTCGGCGCTGGATACATCGGCCTCGAAGCTGCCGCCGTACTCCGCAAGCTCGGGTGCGATGTCGCAGTCATCGAGATGCAGGACCGCGTGCTCGCTCGTGTGGCCGGGGCAGAACTATCTGGCTTTTATGCCGCCGAACATCGCGCCCATGGCGTCGATCTGCGGCTTGAGACCGGCGTCGAGCGCATCGAGGGTGTTGACGGGCGAGTAACCGGCGTGGCCTTGACTACAGGAGAGACCCTCCCTTGCGACATCGTCATTGCTGGCATCGGGATCGTGCCTTCGGTCGGCCCGCTGATCGCGGCAGGTGCGGCGGGAAGCAACGGCGTCGACGTCGATACATATTGCCGTACATCGCTCGACGACATTTACGCCATCGGCGACTGCGCGGCTCATCCCAACCCCTATGCCGACAATGCGGTGATCAGGCTGGAGTCGGTGCAGAATGCCAACGACATGGCGACCGTCGCGGCAAGGGCGATCATGGGCGACAAGCAGGATTACGATGCCGTTCCCTGGTTCTGGTCGAACCAGTACGACTTGCGATTGCAGACGGTGGGCATTTCCACCGGGCACGATGCCTGCGTCTTGCGGGGTGACCCGGCCGACCGGAAGTTCGCGATGATCTACCTCAAGGAAGGCTGCGTCATCGCGCTCGATTGCGTCAACAATACACGCGATTATGCGCAAGGCCGCAAACTTGTCGAAGCGCGATCGGAGATCGACCCCGACCTGCTGGCCGACACGCAAGTCCCGCTCAAGGAGATGCGCTGA
- a CDS encoding cytochrome P450, producing MATIAPQRPEVRSSPTAYEALTKHFAEHPEQRLQHTHKWDVSRSDIYYENTWQPIFKEMREAGPLHYIEDSPFGPYWAVVQHKAIQHIEALPEIFSSSWEYGGITILNRLTEEELAETGVDRRELPMFIAMDRPQHTGQRRTVAPKFTPSGMAEMEGEIRQRTGELLDSLPRGEVFDWVDKVSIELTTGMLAILFGFPWEDRRLLTFWSDWSGDTELASVRELDEMRWSFLHEMGAYFQSLWVERTMDKEPGDDLISMMIHSEAMNQMRPEEFMGNLVLLIVGGNDTTRNSMSGIIYQLDKNPDQRKKFEQNPDLIPNAVQEILRMQTPLAHMRRTCTEDTEVFGKQIKKGDKVVLWYLSANRDEQVFENPDKLDIERENARRHIAFGYGIHRCVGARLAELQLRILLEELHKRRMRVHVAGDIERVRANFVHGFRKLEVEITEF from the coding sequence ATGGCTACCATCGCCCCGCAGCGACCCGAGGTCCGTTCGAGCCCCACCGCCTACGAAGCGCTGACCAAGCACTTCGCGGAGCATCCCGAACAGCGGCTCCAGCACACGCACAAGTGGGACGTCAGCCGGAGCGATATCTATTACGAGAATACCTGGCAGCCGATCTTCAAGGAGATGCGCGAAGCAGGGCCTTTACACTACATCGAGGATAGCCCTTTCGGCCCCTACTGGGCAGTCGTGCAGCACAAGGCGATCCAGCACATCGAAGCCCTGCCCGAGATCTTCTCTTCGAGCTGGGAATATGGCGGCATTACGATCCTCAACCGGCTGACGGAAGAAGAGCTGGCCGAGACCGGCGTCGACCGGCGCGAACTGCCGATGTTCATTGCCATGGACCGGCCGCAGCACACGGGCCAGCGGCGCACCGTCGCCCCCAAGTTCACGCCGAGCGGCATGGCGGAGATGGAAGGCGAGATCCGCCAGCGGACTGGCGAGCTGCTCGATTCACTACCGCGGGGCGAGGTTTTCGATTGGGTCGACAAGGTGTCGATCGAACTGACCACCGGCATGCTCGCCATTCTCTTCGGGTTTCCCTGGGAAGACCGGCGCCTGCTGACCTTCTGGTCGGACTGGTCGGGCGATACCGAACTCGCCAGTGTGCGTGAGCTCGACGAAATGCGCTGGAGCTTCCTCCATGAGATGGGAGCCTACTTCCAGTCGCTGTGGGTCGAACGCACGATGGACAAGGAGCCCGGCGACGACCTTATCTCGATGATGATCCACTCCGAAGCGATGAACCAGATGCGGCCCGAGGAATTCATGGGCAATCTGGTGCTGCTGATCGTGGGCGGTAACGACACGACCCGCAATTCGATGAGCGGGATCATCTACCAGCTCGACAAGAACCCCGACCAGCGCAAGAAGTTCGAACAGAATCCCGACCTCATCCCCAACGCCGTGCAGGAAATCCTGCGCATGCAGACCCCGCTCGCGCATATGCGCCGCACCTGCACCGAAGACACCGAGGTCTTCGGCAAGCAGATCAAGAAGGGTGACAAGGTGGTGCTGTGGTATCTGAGCGCCAACCGCGATGAGCAGGTATTCGAGAACCCCGATAAGCTGGATATCGAGCGCGAAAACGCGCGTCGCCACATTGCTTTCGGATACGGGATCCATCGCTGCGTCGGCGCCCGCCTTGCCGAGCTGCAGTTGCGCATTTTGCTAGAAGAATTGCACAAGCGGCGCATGCGCGTTCACGTGGCCGGCGATATCGAGCGTGTACGGGCGAATTTCGTTCATGGTTTCCGCAAGCTCGAGGTCGAGATCACCGAGTTTTGA
- the queG gene encoding tRNA epoxyqueuosine(34) reductase QueG — MQDALRAEARSLGFAACGFTSAGENPKRSARLEQWLGEGRHGSMEWMEARKGQRASPQGLWPEARSVIALGMSYAPDVDPLALEGDGEKARISVYAQGRDYHDVVKKALKALARWLIARAPESELKVFVDTAPVMEKPLGEAAGIGWQGKHTNLVSRDNGSWLFLGAIYSTLAFEPDVPSKDRCGSCRACQDACPTDAFPSPYRLDARRCISYLTIEHKGPIAEEFREGLGNRIYGCDDCLAVCPWNKFADTAHRHLKLAPREELLAPDLANFLQFDDAGFRQFFSGSPIKRIGRDRFVRNCLYAAGNSGNPALISLVEGLRADPDPVVSDAADWAAARLSASP; from the coding sequence ATCCAGGACGCCCTGCGCGCAGAAGCGAGATCGCTCGGCTTCGCCGCCTGCGGCTTTACTTCGGCAGGCGAGAACCCCAAACGAAGCGCCAGGCTCGAGCAGTGGCTGGGCGAGGGCAGGCACGGGTCGATGGAGTGGATGGAGGCGCGAAAGGGCCAGCGGGCCTCTCCGCAAGGCCTGTGGCCCGAAGCGCGCAGCGTTATCGCGCTTGGCATGAGCTATGCCCCGGATGTGGATCCCCTAGCGCTCGAAGGTGATGGCGAGAAAGCGCGAATTTCAGTCTACGCCCAAGGGCGTGACTATCACGATGTGGTGAAGAAGGCGCTCAAGGCGCTCGCACGCTGGCTGATCGCGCGGGCGCCGGAAAGCGAACTCAAGGTCTTCGTCGATACCGCACCAGTGATGGAAAAACCGCTGGGAGAGGCGGCCGGGATCGGCTGGCAGGGCAAGCACACCAATCTGGTAAGCCGTGACAACGGAAGCTGGTTGTTCCTCGGCGCTATCTACTCGACCCTCGCTTTCGAACCGGATGTACCGTCCAAGGATCGATGCGGGTCATGTCGCGCCTGTCAGGATGCCTGCCCCACCGATGCTTTCCCGTCGCCCTATCGGCTCGATGCGCGCCGGTGCATTTCCTACCTGACGATCGAGCACAAGGGGCCCATCGCCGAAGAGTTCCGCGAAGGGTTGGGCAACCGCATCTACGGCTGCGACGATTGCCTCGCTGTGTGCCCCTGGAACAAGTTTGCAGACACGGCGCACCGGCACCTCAAACTGGCGCCGCGCGAGGAATTGCTGGCTCCCGACCTAGCAAATTTCCTCCAGTTCGATGATGCAGGGTTCCGCCAGTTCTTTTCCGGTTCGCCGATCAAGCGGATCGGGCGTGACCGCTTCGTGCGCAATTGCCTTTACGCTGCCGGGAACAGCGGCAATCCGGCACTGATTTCGCTGGTGGAGGGCCTGCGCGCCGATCCGGATCCGGTGGTGAGTGATGCGGCCGACTGGGCGGCCGCGCGGCTCAGCGCATCTCCTTGA
- a CDS encoding NAD-glutamate dehydrogenase: MGSKAAKASQSMSPHAKAIAQHMRESLLPGDTPIDDEHLSEAAAFLAETAEKRAAGEPAIAIQSISDDRRYTRIAIINDDMPFLVDSTAAAIAAMGIAIDRLIHPVVPVERGADGALGKVIDGEPDDAFWESMIYLEAPRVDAKRRQSIEDTLLETLADVRSAVCDWPKLQEAMAGDVERVESDEGAALLEWLNSGMLTQLGHVVRKRDGSQENELGICRTSSRQLLVDASYERAFAWFESKEKSRTPLIIKANHMARVHRRVPLDLFIVPIREGKKVAALSVHAGVWTSAAIASPPRSVPILRERLDAIRSELNFDDTGHAGKALVHALTALPHDLVIGFSEEDTARIATTVMSLVDRPRPRLALVEAPLARHLFAFVWMPRDMLATQVRLQILALLEEGAKARLLDWSLEVEGGNLAMLRFVLDIRDGAQKPDEAALEKQLQTLLRGWSEAVENELLAFEEKGRAAALALRFAEAFPTAYRARFGPREAAEDIARLRALGHHADDEDEAPHRGARLYLCERDDERCLRLKLYQAEGSLPLSDAVPALENFGFHVRSEMPTVLEEGRLGTIHDFALQLAPGLDADELIERAEGIEDAIGAVLNEQAENDVFNRLVVEAALDTHQTEWLRAFYRYLRQIGMGFTIYTVVDALAKSADITRALIDLFSARHDPDFDGDRESASKEASETIRRSLTRVKAINDDRLLRLYKSLIDAILRTNVFAPAANEALAFKIDSSMVPGLPKPVPWREIFVYSRRVEGIHLRSGPVARGGLRWSDRRDDFRTEILGLMKAQRVKNAVIVPAGAKGGFYPKQLPDPTVDRDAWAAEGKASYEVFIRSLLSVTDNIIDDKVVHPQDVVITDGEDPYFVVAADKGTASFSDVANAIAESRDFWLDDAFASGGSKGYDHKAMGITAKGGWVSVQRHFLEMGIDVQTDSIEVVGCGDMSGDVFGNGMLLSKATKLVAAFDHRHIFLDPNPDPAKSWKERKRLFEMTRSSWADYDEDLISRGGGVYPRDAKTIKLSKTMQGVLGIEQEEIEPEALISAILKAPVDLIWFGGIGTYIKASSENNVQVGDPANDALRVDGKELRAKVIGEGANLGTTQAGRIEYSLGGGRCNTDFIDNSAGVDCSDNEVNIKIALAAAKRAGRLSEPKRVELLEAMTDEVSELVLEDNRLQALALSIAETGGARAMASQMHLIETLEDGGNLDRRTEGLADNQTLQRRAADGTGLTRPELAVLLSSAKLVLQDAIQNSDLPDDPILHDLLMRSFPEPMRGKFRKQIENHRLRREIIATKLANAMVNRIGIIHPFELAEEEGVELSEVAGAFVAVAHLFDLRTIWSELDSAKIEESARLLLFDRLAAAVGNLMSDVLRTAAGRVRPAEMVEELGENVALLVKSTDQLLGSQIKNQSRDLHDTFTDAGASDAIASRITHIFNLDGSVGLAKLAADTGLDPEPLTLGFTDIGANLGIDWAQGTAALMNPSDVWERLLVSGIARDFQQMRLDLLRRLSRRKDAKEDMRGVVNAWAADHQSAMRQFRSMIERAQSQTPVAPAMLAQIASMARNLLAR, translated from the coding sequence ATGGGTTCCAAAGCCGCCAAGGCAAGCCAGAGCATGTCCCCCCACGCCAAGGCCATCGCGCAGCACATGCGCGAATCCCTGCTTCCCGGTGACACTCCAATCGATGACGAGCACCTGTCAGAGGCGGCTGCCTTCCTGGCCGAGACCGCCGAGAAGCGCGCTGCAGGCGAACCCGCCATAGCGATCCAGTCGATCAGCGACGACCGCCGCTACACGCGCATTGCGATCATCAACGACGACATGCCGTTCCTGGTCGATTCCACTGCCGCAGCCATTGCGGCCATGGGTATTGCCATCGACCGCCTTATCCACCCTGTCGTACCTGTCGAACGTGGTGCCGATGGCGCGCTCGGCAAAGTAATCGATGGCGAACCGGACGACGCGTTCTGGGAATCGATGATCTACCTCGAAGCGCCGCGCGTCGACGCCAAGCGCAGGCAGTCGATCGAGGACACCCTGCTGGAAACGCTCGCCGACGTGCGGTCTGCCGTATGCGACTGGCCCAAACTGCAGGAAGCGATGGCCGGCGACGTCGAAAGGGTCGAGAGCGACGAAGGCGCGGCCCTGCTGGAATGGTTGAATTCCGGAATGCTGACGCAGCTGGGTCATGTCGTGCGCAAGCGCGATGGCTCCCAGGAAAACGAGCTGGGCATTTGCCGCACGTCCTCACGGCAGTTGCTGGTCGATGCAAGTTACGAACGCGCTTTCGCCTGGTTCGAGAGCAAGGAAAAATCCCGCACCCCGCTTATCATCAAGGCGAACCACATGGCGCGGGTCCACCGCCGGGTGCCGCTCGACCTGTTTATCGTTCCGATCCGCGAGGGAAAGAAGGTCGCGGCATTGTCGGTCCACGCCGGCGTCTGGACAAGTGCCGCAATCGCATCGCCGCCTCGTAGCGTCCCGATCCTGCGCGAACGGCTCGACGCGATCCGCAGCGAATTGAATTTCGATGACACCGGCCACGCGGGCAAGGCGCTGGTTCATGCGCTTACGGCATTGCCGCACGATCTGGTGATCGGCTTCTCGGAAGAAGATACAGCGCGAATTGCCACCACCGTGATGAGCCTGGTCGACCGGCCTCGCCCGCGCCTGGCCCTGGTCGAAGCGCCCCTTGCTCGTCATCTCTTTGCGTTCGTCTGGATGCCGCGCGACATGCTCGCGACGCAGGTACGCCTGCAAATCCTCGCCCTGCTCGAAGAAGGCGCGAAGGCGCGGCTGCTGGATTGGAGCCTTGAGGTCGAAGGCGGCAACCTCGCGATGCTGCGCTTCGTCCTCGATATCCGCGATGGCGCCCAGAAGCCCGACGAAGCGGCTCTCGAAAAGCAGCTCCAGACCCTGCTCCGCGGCTGGAGCGAAGCGGTCGAGAACGAATTGCTCGCTTTCGAGGAAAAAGGGCGTGCAGCGGCCCTGGCCCTGCGCTTTGCAGAAGCTTTCCCGACCGCCTATCGCGCGCGCTTCGGCCCCCGCGAAGCGGCAGAGGATATCGCCCGCCTGCGCGCGCTCGGCCATCACGCCGATGACGAGGACGAGGCACCCCACCGCGGCGCGCGCCTGTATCTGTGCGAGCGCGATGACGAGCGATGCTTGCGCCTGAAACTCTACCAGGCAGAGGGCAGCCTGCCGCTATCCGATGCCGTCCCCGCATTGGAGAACTTCGGTTTCCATGTGCGCTCGGAAATGCCTACGGTCCTCGAAGAAGGACGCCTCGGAACGATCCACGATTTCGCACTGCAGCTTGCGCCCGGTCTCGATGCCGACGAGTTGATCGAGCGGGCTGAAGGTATCGAGGATGCGATCGGCGCCGTCCTCAATGAGCAGGCCGAAAACGACGTCTTCAACCGCCTCGTGGTCGAAGCCGCGCTGGACACCCACCAGACCGAATGGCTGCGCGCCTTCTATCGCTACCTGCGGCAGATCGGGATGGGATTCACGATCTACACAGTCGTCGATGCGCTTGCGAAATCGGCAGATATCACGCGCGCCCTTATCGACCTGTTCAGTGCCCGGCACGACCCGGACTTCGACGGCGATCGCGAGAGCGCGAGCAAGGAGGCCAGCGAAACGATCCGGCGCTCGTTGACCCGGGTCAAGGCGATCAACGACGACCGCTTGCTGCGGCTTTACAAGTCCTTGATCGACGCCATCCTGCGCACCAACGTCTTCGCGCCGGCAGCAAACGAGGCTCTGGCATTCAAGATCGACAGTTCGATGGTCCCGGGCCTTCCCAAGCCCGTGCCATGGCGTGAAATCTTCGTCTATTCGCGCCGCGTCGAGGGTATCCACCTGCGCTCCGGGCCGGTCGCGCGCGGCGGCCTGCGCTGGTCCGACCGCCGGGACGACTTCCGCACGGAAATCCTCGGCCTCATGAAGGCGCAGCGGGTAAAGAACGCCGTGATCGTTCCGGCAGGCGCGAAGGGAGGGTTCTATCCCAAGCAGCTGCCCGACCCGACCGTCGACCGCGATGCCTGGGCCGCCGAAGGCAAGGCCAGCTACGAAGTCTTCATCCGCAGCCTCTTGTCGGTCACCGACAATATCATCGACGACAAGGTCGTGCATCCACAGGATGTCGTGATCACCGATGGCGAAGATCCCTATTTCGTCGTTGCCGCCGACAAAGGCACGGCCAGTTTCTCCGACGTCGCCAACGCGATCGCGGAAAGCCGTGATTTCTGGCTCGACGATGCTTTCGCAAGCGGCGGCTCCAAGGGGTATGACCACAAGGCCATGGGCATCACGGCCAAAGGCGGTTGGGTCAGCGTCCAGCGCCATTTCCTCGAAATGGGCATCGACGTGCAGACCGACTCCATCGAGGTCGTCGGATGCGGCGATATGTCCGGCGACGTCTTCGGGAACGGCATGCTTTTGTCCAAGGCCACAAAGCTGGTCGCGGCCTTCGATCACCGCCACATCTTCCTCGATCCCAATCCCGATCCGGCCAAGAGCTGGAAGGAGAGGAAGCGCCTCTTTGAAATGACCCGGTCGAGCTGGGCGGATTATGACGAAGACCTGATCTCGCGTGGCGGCGGTGTTTATCCGCGCGATGCAAAGACCATCAAATTGTCGAAGACGATGCAGGGCGTGCTCGGCATCGAACAGGAGGAGATCGAGCCCGAAGCGCTGATCTCGGCGATCCTCAAGGCGCCGGTCGACCTGATCTGGTTCGGCGGCATCGGTACCTACATCAAGGCGAGCAGCGAAAATAACGTCCAGGTCGGAGATCCCGCAAACGACGCCCTGCGCGTCGACGGGAAGGAACTGCGCGCAAAGGTCATCGGCGAAGGCGCCAACCTTGGCACGACGCAGGCTGGACGCATCGAATATTCGCTCGGCGGCGGACGCTGCAACACCGACTTCATCGACAACTCGGCTGGCGTCGACTGCTCGGATAACGAGGTGAATATCAAGATCGCCCTCGCTGCTGCAAAGCGCGCAGGTCGATTGTCCGAGCCCAAGCGCGTAGAATTGCTGGAAGCGATGACCGACGAGGTCTCGGAACTCGTTCTCGAGGACAACCGCTTGCAGGCACTGGCCTTGTCGATTGCCGAAACCGGCGGCGCGCGGGCCATGGCATCCCAGATGCACCTAATCGAGACGCTTGAAGATGGCGGCAATCTCGATCGAAGGACCGAAGGCCTGGCCGACAACCAGACGCTCCAACGCCGAGCGGCCGATGGAACGGGGCTCACCCGCCCCGAACTGGCAGTGCTGCTGTCTTCGGCCAAGCTGGTCCTCCAGGACGCCATCCAGAACAGCGACTTGCCGGACGATCCGATCCTGCATGACCTGCTCATGCGCAGCTTCCCGGAACCGATGCGCGGCAAATTCCGCAAGCAAATCGAAAACCATCGCCTGCGCCGCGAGATCATCGCCACCAAGCTTGCCAATGCGATGGTCAACCGCATCGGGATCATCCATCCCTTCGAACTGGCCGAAGAGGAAGGCGTCGAACTTTCCGAAGTCGCCGGAGCATTCGTGGCGGTTGCTCACCTGTTCGACTTGCGGACCATCTGGAGCGAACTGGACAGCGCGAAGATCGAAGAATCCGCTCGACTGCTCCTGTTCGATCGCCTCGCAGCGGCCGTCGGTAACCTGATGTCGGACGTCTTGCGGACCGCAGCTGGGCGTGTACGCCCGGCAGAGATGGTCGAAGAGCTCGGCGAGAATGTCGCCCTGCTCGTCAAGTCGACCGATCAGTTGCTCGGTTCGCAGATCAAGAACCAGTCCCGCGACCTGCACGACACCTTTACCGACGCAGGTGCCAGCGATGCGATCGCTTCGCGCATCACGCACATCTTCAATCTCGACGGTTCGGTCGGTCTTGCCAAGCTGGCAGCCGATACCGGTCTCGACCCGGAACCGCTGACGCTCGGCTTCACGGACATCGGCGCAAACCTGGGCATCGACTGGGCTCAGGGCACTGCTGCGCTCATGAACCCGTCGGACGTATGGGAACGCCTGCTGGTGTCCGGTATCGCCCGCGATTTCCAGCAGATGCGCCTCGATTTGTTGCGTCGCCTGTCGCGTCGCAAGGATGCGAAGGAAGACATGCGCGGTGTGGTCAACGCCTGGGCTGCAGACCACCAGTCGGCGATGCGGCAGTTCCGATCCATGATCGAGCGAGCGCAGTCGCAAACCCCGGTTGCCCCGGCGATGCTGGCGCAGATTGCCAGCATGGCACGCAACCTCCTGGCGCGGTGA
- the msrB gene encoding peptide-methionine (R)-S-oxide reductase MsrB yields the protein MNNQPSRRGFLGWIGASASFATLAACGSGRAEAKSFPVSLSEAQWRSKLTKSEFYVLRQQGTERPYSSPLNEEKRAGTFVCAGCGNALYGSKTKYDSGTGWPSFWAPVDKGAVGTSRDFKLGYPRTEVHCADCGGHLGHIFSDGPRPTGKRHCINGVAMDFRPA from the coding sequence ATGAACAATCAACCTTCGCGCCGCGGCTTTCTGGGATGGATCGGAGCCTCGGCGAGCTTTGCGACCCTTGCGGCCTGCGGGTCCGGCCGGGCCGAGGCAAAGAGCTTCCCTGTCTCGTTGAGCGAGGCGCAGTGGCGCAGCAAGCTGACGAAGAGCGAATTCTACGTTCTGCGGCAGCAAGGTACGGAGCGGCCCTATTCATCGCCGCTCAATGAGGAAAAGCGCGCTGGCACCTTCGTGTGCGCAGGCTGTGGCAACGCGCTCTACGGTTCGAAAACCAAATATGATTCAGGAACGGGCTGGCCGAGTTTCTGGGCGCCGGTCGATAAGGGTGCGGTCGGCACAAGCCGCGATTTCAAGCTCGGATACCCGCGAACCGAAGTGCACTGCGCCGATTGCGGGGGCCATCTTGGACATATTTTCAGCGACGGTCCGCGTCCTACCGGCAAGCGCCACTGCATCAATGGCGTGGCGATGGATTTTCGACCGGCTTAG